A single genomic interval of Argopecten irradians isolate NY unplaced genomic scaffold, Ai_NY scaffold_0410, whole genome shotgun sequence harbors:
- the LOC138312652 gene encoding uncharacterized protein: MATSNSYAGNSQDPKKSDVKGYIHAVSELKRSRSNTKYFNATMQVEDNLWRMVCFSPEKHSIYQNAEMLKSPVKLENAAVVPSKFEPGKVEVHVNRATNLEVIKTSAVPFKRRRLDFIDEQTPVVKIDNLKENRQNVTVNARVLKFLEEPENLNLYGKPTLKQQILIADGTSSTELTLWGDLVGKVTKEEDYCFQQVQTRVFMDTIMLTTTPNTKIITISPLENVVSDNNISESNEPVNQVTGTIKHIKVNKTIKCSSCSKVVPDCENKTSIITRCKACGMTQRTKDLKLSICISANVENEETQHIERLTIFENVLVDFLNNNNKTNLLQSPEDLEEYLLLLGTCVYTYKNRIMKSIELLSN; the protein is encoded by the exons ATGGCTACTTCAAACTCCTACGCTGGTAACAGTCAGGATCCGAAGAAATCTGACGTGAAAGGCTATATTCATGCCGTATCCGAGCTGAAAAGAAGCAGAagcaatacaaaatatttcaatgcaACTATGCAAGTGGAGGACAATCTTTGGCGTATGGTTTGTTTCTCTCCAGAGAAACACTCTATTTATCAAAATGCCGAAATGCTCAAATCACCGGTGAAACTTGAAAATGCCGCAGTGGTGCCATCCAAATTTGAGCCAGGAAAAGTGGAAGTTCACGTGAACAGAGCTACCAACTTAGAAGTTATAAAAACGTCAGCTGTTCCATTTAAAAGGCGTCGTCTCGATTTTATTGATGAGCAAACACCAGTAGTGAAAATCGACAACTTGAAAGAAAACAGACAAAAT GTCACTGTGAATGCAAGAGTTCTTAAGTTCCTTGAAGAGCCAGAAAACCTCAATCTCTATGGGAAACCTACATTAAAACAACAGATTCTCATCGCCGATGGCACATCATCTACTGAACTAACTCTTTGGGGAGATCTTGTTGGCAAAGTAACAAAAGAGGAAGATTATTGCTTCCAGCAAGTCCAAACAAGAGTGTTTATGGACACTATAATGCTGACAACGACACCAAATACCAAAATCATCACAATATCACCATTAGAAAACGTTGTCTCTGACAACAACATTTCGGAATCAAATGAACCAGTTAACCAAGTTACTGGCACTATCAAACACATCAAagtaaataaaaccataaagtGTTCATCATGTTCCAAagttgtgccagattgtgaaaACAAAACATCTATCATCACCAGATGCAAAGCCTGTGGCATGACACAGAGGACCAAGGATTTAAAACTTTCAATTTGCATTTCGGCAAATGTGGAAAATGAGGAAACACAGCATATTGAGCGCTTAACTATATTTGAGAATGTCTTGGTAGActttttaaacaacaacaacaagactaaTCTGCTGCAATCACCTGAAGACCTGGAGGAATATCTCCTCCTGCttggtacatgtgtgtacacatacaaaaaCCGCATCATGAAAAGCATTGAACTGTTGTCCaattga